From the genome of Plasmodium malariae genome assembly, chromosome: 9, one region includes:
- the PmUG01_09041600 gene encoding conserved Plasmodium protein, unknown function, whose translation MNTNIEVNCGKKEKNNSHKQNEHPESVNKFFLPNGAKNNCIVQEKRKTEKIKNANENILTNENENILTNENENILTNENENILTNENENILTNENENILTNENENILTNENENILTNENENVLTNENENILTNENENVLTNENENINLLTYENKNKNKLNDENRNIKTILTDENRNIKTILIDENINININILNDANIKKSNAENIQFEKAKRCQEKIKAGGVYKGNFVKWDANKIQCEEKNIPFAEKNTAYSELKVEQRKKEIAYYKKKNRLHAQNKKIKADNINRNNCILKFTDYKSVSFINFLKKIKREKIKAADKIINEEYFEKKEEKKQKKKEDNQKGNKKEIINDCNFSCTQNEDYILGDYHRNTEKLSASKNRCVIDKYNASGGKHSKRKCKKAIMNNFEEHNCLGNGRTEQHYVELNSQDEISINYEYFEEESNKVRNISQKEEKKCFPKDSSTENKIKFFFLIFCNGCLVVILGVSNNICGRMRNRVLKNFDSLTASYNAIAYVTIYLILCIVYFKFGSIKKRHWSYIYPCINNFFLKKKKKKESECKSNQIKNRSDKKKEKEDNYLADSNDREVIKGKKNFLKFFYIHKKRIYEPLLVNEGNEQERRYHNSAWSDDENKCRIVNYDKNPCLSQHGSGSKHQRKYEKLIVEKRNSYPSIPCACPQNKGNGKKMYLRENAEENSPHYCNIEKNKNAKEHSPHYCNIEKNKNTKEHSPHYCNIEKNKNAKEHSPHYCNIEKNKNVKEHSPHYCKNKKNKNASKISNSYSISLKKDISDEEDMRYFNEQTIKGILENYKYHEKGEDIISDKKAKRYKIILAIQNKWKCLGAFKYVVLLALLDIISNTLYFVSQLAIPLTILLLLNQLNFIFSIILSFLILKRKYNIHHAISVVIVLIGFFFFYFPFVYKWTITNVTKQVLVSYFINLNFYINLNQNNWDSNLLDNSFYSCNSPLCAAPFSLFASVLFCIFSIFLTSFGGIVREIFFSEYIREREEKGTKRKKEGKVKKNDEKEEKIEEKKKDKDKEDEIEREVNNRIEEDKRSSRSRNALLIFFKKGRKSTPETNSCAGFELRKSKNKLCQIEDVKYASSLDRNEAKGIIEKKKKKDNYMVCKEHNEIMQNNKCIMNIENVCINRKKEYANLDTNKDNSFINKEEDTCNYANNSNSNSSGLKSNIEKESNTKRFLKDTDEGDNDNDRTIHFRNVSPMISKGTKKEVVQIAVEKDCSYKNNLSRKKEYKKGEDKMSVLLLSFNVSLIQILLLPFIIYFQLLFNKNKEVSYYLYITDSLKCFSGYTMENNENCRYSFVVYFLYILVNALFNLSVSSFYSNYSSAECFLILKSSTPITLVVLYFFKFPFISDTDKYFSFYFLISIIIVFIGVGYFFYQTVLLDKKKKIK comes from the coding sequence atgaaTACAAATATAGAAGTGAATTgtggaaaaaaggaaaagaataaCTCCcataaacaaaatgaacatCCCGAAAGtgttaacaaattttttttacctaatggggcaaaaaataattgcatAGTGCAGGAAAAAcgtaaaacagaaaaaattaaaaatgcaaatgaaaatatactaactaatgaaaatgaaaatatactaactaatgaaaatgaaaatatactaactaatgaaaatgaaaatatactaactaatgaaaatgaaaatatactaactaatgaaaatgaaaatatactaactaatgaaaatgaaaatatactaactaatgaaaatgaaaatatactaactaatgaaaatgaaaatgtactaactaatgaaaatgaaaatatactaactaatgaaaatgaaaatgtactaactaatgaaaatgaaaatataaatttactaacttatgaaaataaaaataaaaataaactaaatgatgaaaatagaaatataaaaactataCTGACTGatgaaaatagaaatataaaaactataCTGattgatgaaaatataaatataaatataaatatactaaatgatgcaaatataaaaaaatctaatgctgaaaatatacaatttgaaaaagcaaaaaggtgccaggagaaaataaaagcagGAGGAGTGTACAAGGGAAATTTTGTAAAGTGGGACGCAAATAAAATTCAGTGcgaggaaaaaaatatcccCTTTGCGGAAAAAAATACTGCATACAGCGAACTAAAAGTGGAACAacgaaaaaaggaaattgcatattataaaaaaaagaatagatTGCATGCtcagaataaaaaaattaaagcagataatattaataggaataattgtattttaaaatttacggATTACAAAAGTGTTtcattcattaattttttgaaaaaaataaaaagagaaaaaattaaagctgcggataaaattattaacgaAGAAtactttgaaaaaaaagaagaaaagaagcaaaaaaagaaggaagaTAACCAAAAGggtaacaaaaaagaaattattaatgaTTGCAATTTTTCCTGTACGCAAAATGAAGATTACATTTTAGGAGATTATCATAGGAATACTGAAAAACTTAGCGCAAGCAAAAATCGATGCGTTATCGACAAATACAACGCAAGTGGGGGTAAGCATTCGAAaagaaaatgcaaaaaagccattatgaataattttgAGGAACATAACTGCCTAGGTAATGGACGAACAGAACAACATTACGTAGAACTAAACAGTCAGGATGAGATAAGTATAAATTATGAGTACTTCGAGGAGGAGAGTAATAAGGTAAGAAATATTTCacagaaagaagaaaaaaagtgttTTCCGAAAGATTCATCCactgaaaataaaataaaatttttttttttaattttttgtaatggTTGTTTAGTTGTTATTCTAGGAgtaagtaataatatatgcgGGAGAATGCGAAATAGggttttgaaaaattttgataGTCTAACTGCTTCCTACAATGCCATTGCGTATGtaacaatttatttaatcttgtgtattgtttattttaaatttggAAGCATAAAGAAAAGACATTGGTCTTATATATACCCGtgcataaataatttctttttaaaaaaaaagaaaaaaaaagaaagtgaATGTAAAAGTAATCAAATAAAGAATAGgagtgataaaaaaaaagagaaagaggACAACTATTTAGCTGACTCAAATGATAGAGAAGTaataaagggaaaaaaaaattttttgaaatttttctatattcacaaaaaaagaatatatgaaCCTTTATTGGTGAACGAGGGTAATGAACAGGAGCGACGGTATCATAACAGTGCATGGAGTGATGATGAAAATAAGTGCAGAATAGTAAATTATGATAAGAACCCCTGTTTGAGTCAGCATGGGAGTGGAAGTAAACATCAAAGGAAATATGAAAAGCTCATAGTGGAGAAAAGAAATTCATATCCAAGCATCCCATGTGCGTGTCCTCAAAATAAGggaaatgggaaaaaaatgtatttaaggGAAAATGCAGAAGAAAATAGTCCACATTATTGTAATattgagaaaaataaaaatgcaaaagaACATAGTCCACATTATTGTAATattgagaaaaataaaaatacaaaagaaCATAGTCCACATTATTGTAATattgagaaaaataaaaatgcaaaagaACATAGTCCACATTATTGTAATattgagaaaaataaaaatgtaaaagaaCATAGTCCacattattgtaaaaataagaaaaataaaaatgcaagTAAAATTAGTAACTCATATAGCATTAGTTTGAAGAAAGACATATCAGATGAAGAAGATATGCGATATTTTAACGAACAAACCATAAAGGGCattttagaaaattataaatatcatGAAAAAGGTGAGGACATTATTTCTGATAAAAAAGCGAAAAGGTACAAAATCATTTTGgctatacaaaataaatggaaaTGTTTAGGGGCCTTTAAGTATGTTGTGTTACTGGCTCTATTAGATATAATATCCAATACTCTGTATTTTGTATCCCAGCTAGCAATTCCATTAactatattactattacttaATCagctaaattttattttttccattattttatcttttttaattttaaaaaggaaatataatatacatcaTGCTATATCAGTTGTAATTGTGTTGATaggtttcttttttttttatttcccatTCGTATACAAATGGACCATAACAAATGTAACTAAGCAAGTGTTAGTTAGttattttatcaatttaaatttttatataaatcttAATCAAAATAATTGGGACAGCAATCTTCTTGATAATTCCTTTTACTCCTGTAATTCGCCATTATGTGCAGCGCCATTCAGTTTATTCGCTTCAGTTCTCTTTTgcatattttcaattttcttAACATCATTTGGAGGTATAGTCagggaaatatttttttccgaATACATCAGGGAGAGAGAAGAAAAGGGGACaaagaggaaaaaagaagggaaagtaaaaaaaaatgatgaaaaggaggaaaaaatagaagaaaaaaaaaaagataaagacAAAGAAGACGAAATAGAACGCGAAGTAAACAACAGAATAGAAGAAGACAAAAGAAGCAGTCGCAGTCGAAACGCCTTGCTAATCTTTTTCAAAAAGGGCAGAAAAAGCACACCAGAAACCAATTCTTGTGCTGGGTTCGAGTTAAGAAAATCGAAAAATAAGTTGTGCCAAATAGAAGACGTAAAATATGCATCTTCATTGGATAGAAATGAAGCGAAAggaataattgaaaaaaagaaaaagaaagacaACTATATGGTTTGCAAGGAACATAACGAAATTATGCAAAATAATAAGTGTATAATGAATATAGAAAACGTTTGCATAAACCGTAAAAAAGAATACGCTAATCTTGATACAAATAAagataattcttttataaataaagagGAAGATACGTGCAATTATGCCAACAATTCCAATTCCAATTCATCAGGTTTAAAGAgtaatatagaaaaagaaagtaaTACTAAGAGATTTCTTAAAGACACTGATGAAGGTGATAATGATAACGATAGGACAATTCATTTTAGAAATGTATCCCCAATGATAAGCAAAGGcacaaaaaaagaagtagTACAAATAGCAGTAGAAAAGGACTGctcttataaaaataatttgagtagaaaaaaagaatataaaaagggAGAAGACAAAATGAGTGTCCTTTTGCTATCATTCAATGTTTCACTTATTCAAATTCTTTTACTACCATTCATTATTTACtttcaattattatttaataaaaataaagaagtgtcttattatttatatatcacGGATAGTCTTAAGT
- the PmUG01_09041700 gene encoding amino acid transporter, putative, which produces MLDKESQEYENAQSELSAQSVQIALSKYSNTESEKKKRMQKLKDAFVKCPNDLKTYLYNICVNFSYSDIYQEYISRLSLNTYNNCDYDQIRSSSYISKKDFLKYYNFQFYDNKFELESDEYYEDTLFEDSDNFSDMEEVGRYVLARCMVNTYNGQTSKMKNLLLSKPQYEVAPSYRKKRGKEWAIQKPHVDGKIERKKNNNKCRGMGVEIGQGERKEEGKSAKNTNSKSYTSQLLNLISQRNSHRSNAQSSSNCSNASSDSGFSGSSEEVLRAHMRREQNCWNKMITRKCFSVVTHVKDPREYSFMPFNFYSFNNYDINRKKIKNSCNNNYFYMLDNLEEAQKDQCVEKYYKYMNKIVDKEYFKISKSGEEKKIKKKKKKKKKVEQQQQQQRKQRHVRVHAHGMIRHGYKNKYETENSSMFKSDKRLVWNEENMNTDKKDECVVPLEDLHTTEWGKTPNKANEKDAVNAYFEQQMKGTNVDKSKSCSLYSNKSIKRLCSEEIEIFFKKALKNEIINFNQKRIDNRDRWNSLYQFICSCLGASLATQCYLDLPELTSGLDYILLLLLVLFCYIFIGLPLVQIEYALGQVSQSCIVNSLSFLKKKYRGIAIISLIVSFHVLTKNINTSIDTAIIIAGSLKKPLSWNMRDCEGILHRMNCIKNDKCKWVGVPADKGSGMGDNYSSTHSSSYSSQHSYSNYSGNNDKHVFLQNFEGKTSISGKQCVSAGISEGVSYLSEKIKFVWKFCSLCVIILILYFLLIIEGMSLHQGLRYCFFLFFTISFFQMFLLYSEVQQKRVQLAIEGNNMINAKFYNTIFFSEDNFLYLNFPLIAQIFSIVLLSLNCSTGINYMFSSYTNIGTNILISAWYVIFGSCISTIIHFAYYYLCLDLSTNFASVNENKVMVNHLLNDVYRIVFPISSSSSSVDFLILKKNKYFLISHSIYIVALSRVKFSNIMSFAYFLSCTCVLLTTCAIHLKGVVMILKESNKFKKVKKKFISLFIIIVYFFLGIYSLFPFGYNTISLLNYVILHYIYLFVIVLQIVVITWSYAYEHTGKIINKKGLQYYCFFFFFFISLLVSIPILLYFYKHIFPNFYFLMSCLSFLFILIVCVNVFVLLRIKTNTRLREKMYFFYIYNMDLLRKRINNILVGKSRTYDLHKKKYKISNFFQELTIPWCYLLKYFIPSILTILVFSNFLYAIHILGLSRSSSIQRSFHNTQIQEKDHPEQVHMVPFIRMPNLRTSKGKNRESQHGGSVEQWGAYIKSHWGEKKNNPNLHDHGQVTKFTLMIGSDEDVKKGVHTTVEDKKSKSDYFFKCSMQFVVTVLLLLLTFVVSLISFLYPGKISIFICPPTNMWKISDIHLKKQKPLNCLYTRRIFFFEEILPIEKIMPVYVWRHIEKHINRENFISSLQRENENNETIHDKTYTYLSKNEFENYIFDLIARGSNLCDFTDRQRGP; this is translated from the coding sequence ATGCTTGATAAGGAATCCCAAGAGTATGAAAATGCGCAAAGTGAGCTAAGTGCTCAGAGTGTCCAAATTGCCCTAAGTAAATATAGCAACACCGAGAgcgaaaaaaagaaaaggatgcaaaaattaaaagatgcATTTGTAAAATGCCCTAACGATTTAAAAACGTACTTATACAATATTTGTGTTAATTTTTCGTACAGTGATATTTATCAAGAATATATTAGCAGACTGAGCTTAAATACATACAACAACTGTGACTACGATCAAATAAGAAGTAGTTCTTATATATCTAAAAAAgattttctaaaatattacaatttccaattttatgataataagtTTGAATTAGAATCTGACGAATATTATGAGGACACACTTTTTGAAGACTCAGATAATTTTAGTGATATGGAGGAGGTGGGAAGGTATGTACTAGCACGATGTATGGTAAATACATACAATGGTCAGAcaagtaaaatgaaaaatttactaCTATCAAAACCTCAGTATGAAGTTGCTCCTTCATATCGAAAGAAGAGAGGTAAGGAATGGGCAATCCAGAAACCTCATGTTGATGGAAaaattgaaagaaaaaaaaataataataaatgtagaGGAATGGGAGTAGAAATAGGACAAGGAGAGAGAAAAGAAGAAGGAAAAAGTGCGAAGAATACTAATTCAAAATCGTATACGTCCCAACTGCTAAATCTAATTAGCCAGCGGAATTCCCACAGGAGTAATGCCCAGAGTAGCAGTAATTGCAGCAATGCAAGCAGCGACAGTGGTTTCAGTGGCAGCTCTGAGGAAGTCTTGAGAGCACACATGAGAAGAGAACAAAATTGCTGGAACAAAATGATAACAAGGAAGTGTTTTTCAGTTGTTACCCATGTAAAAGACCCAAGGGAGTATTCTTTTATGccctttaatttttactcttttaataattacGATATTAATaggaagaaaataaagaattcaTGTAATAACAATTACTTTTATATGCTAGATAATTTGGAGGAAGCTCAAAAGGATCAGTGTGTTGAAAAGTATTACAAGTACATGAACAAAATAGTAGATAAggaatatttcaaaataagCAAAAGTGGAGaggagaagaaaataaaaaaaaaaaaaaaaaaaaaaaaaaaagtagagcAGCAGCAACAACAACAACGAAAACAACGACATGTACGTGTACATGCTCATGGAATGATCAGACATGggtacaaaaataaatacgaaACGGAGAATAGCTCAATGTTTAAAAGCGATAAAAGGTTGGTGTGGAATGAGGAAAATATGAATACAGATAAAAAGGACGAATGTGTAGTCCCATTGGAAGATTTACACACAACTGAGTGGGGAAAAACGCCAAATAAAGCAAATGAAAAAGATGCGGTAAACGCATATTTCGAACAGCAGATGAAGGGGACAAATGTAGACAAATCAAAGAGCTGTAGTCTCTATAGCAACAAGAGCATAAAAAGATTATGTTCTgaagaaatagaaatattttttaaaaaagctttaaaaaatgaaattataaattttaatcaGAAAAGGATTGACAATAGAGATAGATGGAATTCGTTATATCAATTTATATGCTCTTGTTTAGGTGCCTCTTTAGCTACTCAGTGTTACTTAGATCTACCTGAGTTAACATCAGGATTAGATTACATACTGCTTTTACTGCTAGTCctattttgctatatttttataggtTTACCATTAGTACAAATCGAATATGCATTAGGACAAGTATCACAAAGTTGTATAGTAAACAGCTTGagctttttgaaaaaaaaatatagggGAATAGcaataatttctttaataGTATCCTTTCATGTATTAACGAAAAACATTAACACCAGCATAGACACGGCAATAATTATTGCAGGTTCGCTCAAGAAACCCTTGTCATGGAATATGAGAGATTGTGAGGGAATCTTGCACAGAATGAACTGCATTAAGAATGACAAGTGCAAATGGGTGGGGGTACCCGCCGACAAGGGCTCTGGAATGGGTGATAATTACAGTAGTACACATAGCAGTAGTTATAGTAGCCAACATAGCTATAGCAACTACAGTGGAAACAATGACAAGCATGTTTTTTTGCAGAACTTCGAGGGTAAAACTTCCATTAGTGGTAAGCAGTGTGTATCAGCTGGGATTTCAGAAGGGGTGAGTTATTTGtcggaaaaaataaaatttgtgtGGAAATTTTGCTCCCTATGTGtaatcattttaattttatattttttattaataatagaaGGAATGTCACTGCATCAGGGTTTACGgtattgtttttttctctttttcactatttctttttttcaaatgttTCTACTGTATTCTGAAGTACAGCAAAAGCGGGTACAGTTAGCAATAGAGGGaaataatatgataaatGCCAAGTTTTATAACACCATATTTTTTAGTGAAGATAATTTTCTTTACTTAAATTTTCCACTCATAGCCCAAATATTTAGCATCGTACTACTCTCTCTTAATTGTTCTACtggaataaattatatgttttcttcatatacaaatataggaacaaatattttaatttctgcTTGGTATGTTATATTTGGTTCATGTATAAGCACAATAATACATTTCGCTTATTACTATTTATGTTTAGACCTTAGTACCAATTTTGCATCAGTTAACGAAAACAAAGTTATGGTAAACCATTTGCTTAATGACGTTTACAGAATAGTATTCCCTATAAGCAGTTCCTCTTCTTCTGtagattttttaattttaaaaaaaaataaatatttcctaATATCccatagtatatatatagttgcCTTATCAAGAGTAAAATTTTCCAATATAATGAGTTTTGCATATTTTCTTTCTTGTACTTGTGTATTACTTACAACTTGTGCTATACATTTAAAAGGAGTAGTCATGATATTAAAGGaaagtaataaatttaaaaaagttaagaaaaaatttattagtctatttataattatcgtATATTTCTTCCTAGGAATATATAGTTTATTCCCTTTTGGGTATAATACTATTTCACTACTAAACTACgtaatattacattatatttacttgTTTGTTATTGTTCTACAAATAGTTGTCATAACATGGTCATATGCATATGAACATAcaggaaaaataataaataaaaaagggttACAGTattactgtttttttttctttttttttatttcactcTTGGTAAGTATAcctattttgctttatttttataaacacaTCTTTccaaacttttattttttaatgtctTGTTTATCCTTCTTGTTTATACTAATTGTATGTGTTAATGTATTTGTCCTTCTAAGAATTAAAACTAACACACGGTTGAGAGAAAAGatgtatttcttttatatatataacatggACTTGTTAAGGAAAAggataaataatatactgGTTGGGAAAAGTCGAACCTATGatttgcataaaaaaaaatataaaattagcaATTTCTTCCAAGAATTGACAATCCCATGGTGCTATctattgaaatattttattccgtcaattttaactattttagtgttttctaattttttgtatgcCATTCATATTTTAGGCCTTAGCAGGAGTAGCAGCATTCAAAGGAGTTTCCATAATACTCAGATACAGGAGAAGGATCATCCAGAACAGGTCCATATGGTCCCCTTTATCCGTATGCCTAATTTAAGGACGTCGAAAGGCAAAAATCGAGAGAGCCAACATGGAGGCAGCGTAGAGCAATGGGGTGCCTATATCAAAAGTCATTggggggaaaaaaagaataatccCAATTTACATGACCATGGACAGGTAACAAAATTTACACTAATGATTGGTAGTGATGAAGATGTAAAAAAAGGTGTGCATACAACTGTAGAAGACAAAAAAAGCAAATCAGATTATTTCTTCAAATGTTCCATGCAGTTTGTCGTTACTGTGTTGTTATTACTGCTTACGTTTGTTGtttctttaatttcttttttatatcctGGGAAAATTAGTATATTCATTTGTCCTCCAACTAATATGTGGAAAATTAGtgatatacatttaaaaaaacaaaaaccaCTAAATTGTTTGTATACAAGacgtatatttttctttgaagaaattttaccaattgaaaaaattatgccTGTTTATGTATGGCGTCATATAGAGAAGCATATAAACAGGGAGAACTTTATATCCTCCTTACAaagagaaaatgaaaataacgAAACTATTCATGATAAGACTTACAcatatttaagtaaaaatgaatttgaGAATTACATTTTCGACTTAATCGCTCGAGGTTCTAATTTGTGTGACTTTACGGATAGACAACGAGGGCcgtaa
- the PmUG01_09041800 gene encoding pre-mRNA-splicing factor 38A, putative, translating to MANRTDASAIKIFGSNPQYLISNIIRSKIYESPYWKEKCFALTSESIIDQAVNLKYVGGTYGGNRKPTRFLCLVLKLLQIQPDKDIIYEYIKNEEFIYLRALGIFYLRLIGKSLEIYKNLEPILFDYRKIRMRSNDGTFQKIYMDVFVDNCLVLNNLFDVDFPTLTKRQVLEENNLLEKINLEYYKELLNVPSDREGGKQGNEMEMKKMKRNEDDCTSRSNEENLKLKLRNTYRKSRMDSVERHKARKRRGKKYDHENEGRQEKRGIRRREKSGKKDQEWERRRIKRRSRSRSISSGNSSGISRSRSRSIISGNSSGISRSRTRSIISGNSSGRSRSISISSGNSSGRSRSISISSGSSRARSRSIISGSSGGRRRNRSIKSCSSSRRSVSRKDKKKSQKKYAWYKYKKKQYSSEGEKMRTSLELYAVSKKKRNRRMSEDIDEEKKHRKKKKRRNIKNENIKNENTKNENTKNENIKNENIKNENIKNENKKNDGSSYDENKKDGLPIDKWNQIRKELGMKPLK from the exons ATGGCCAATCGAACAGATGCGAGTgccataaaaatttttggaTCCAATCCGCAATACTTAATTTCAAATATCATAAGaagcaaaatatatgaaagcCCATACTGGAAGGAGAAATGCTTCGCTTTGACAT cCGAATCTATAATAGACCAAGcggtaaatttaaaatacgtTGGAGGGACGTATGGAGGTAACAGAAAACCAACTCGCTTTTTATGTCTAGTTTTAAAGTTACTACAAATTCAGCCCGACaaagatataatatatgagtatataaaaaatgaggaatttatttatttaagagCTTTAGGTATATTTTATCTAAGACTCATAGGAAAAAGTTtagaaatttataaaaatttagaacCCATTTTATTCGActatagaaaaataagaatgaGATCAAATGATGGtacatttcaaaaaatatatatggatgtATTTGTTGACAACTGCTTAGTATTAAATAATCTTTTTGATGTGGATTTTCCTACCTTAACCAAAAGACAAGTTTTGGAAGAGAATAAtctattagaaaaaattaacctAGAATACTACAAAGAATTGTTAAATGTTCCATCAGACAGAGAAGGAGGAAAACAGGGAAACGAAATGGAAATGAAGAAGATGAAGAGGAATGAAGATGACTGCACATCCCGGAGTAATGAAGAAaacttaaaattaaaactgcGTAACACGTATAGGAAGAGCCGTATGGACAGCGTAGAAAGGCATAAAgcaagaaaaagaagaggtAAAAAGTATGACCATGAAAATGAAGGGCGGCAGGAAAAGAGGGGAATCAGAAGGAGGGAGAAGTCTGGAAAAAAGGACCAAGAATGGGAAAGGAGAAGAATCAAAAGAAGAAGTAGAAGTAGAAGCATAAGCAGTGGTAATAGTAGCGGCATAAGTAGAAGTAGAAGTAGAAGCATAATCAGTGGTAATAGTAGCGGCATAAGTAGAAGTAGAACTAGAAGCATAATCAGTGGTAATAGTAGCGGCAGAAGTAGAAGTATAAGCATAAGCAGTGGTAATAGTAGCGGCAGAAGTAGAAGTATAAGCATAAGCAGTGGTAGTAGTAGGGCAAGAAGTAGAAGCATAATCAGTGGTAGTAGTGGAGGCAGGCGTAGAAATAGAAGCATAAAAAGTTGTAGTAGTAGCCGCAGAAGTGTCAGTAGAAAGGATAAGAAAAAGTCCCAGAAGAAGTATGCATGgtacaaatacaaaaaaaaacaatactCATCGGAGGGGGAAAAAATGCGCACCAGTTTAGAGTTATATGCGGTTAGTAAGAAGAAGAGGAATCGACGTATGAGTGAAGACATCGatgaagagaaaaaacatagaaaaaaaaaaaaaaggagaaatataaaaaatgaaaatataaaaaatgaaaatacaaaaaatgaaaatacaaaaaatgaaaatataaaaaatgaaaatataaaaaatgaaaatataaaaaatgaaaataagaaaaatgatgGCTCTTcatatgatgaaaataaaaaggacgGACTACCAATTGATAAATGGAACCAAATTAGAAAAGAGTTAGGCATGAAGCCACTCAAATGA
- the PmUG01_09041900 gene encoding mitochondrial ribosomal protein L2 precursor, putative — translation MNNKISGVRNGLLLLLRKRHFASIYSPNIRRNVPEYIDFNTFFPKKEIKPDIISAFTIAKQQRLEKLLENNPLVLYRGRVVKNLSCPKIKYSGRNNVGKITTRHRGGGHIKRLRFIDFKRSRKDIYGTVLRIEYDPSRSAHIALIQYEDGVLSYILAPLLLRPGDKIIASKHANINPGNCLPLKNIPVGSIIHNIEIRPGAGGQLIRAAGTYATVLSKDSQYATVKLKSTEIRKFPLECWASIGQVSNLERHMKILGKAGVNRWLGKRPVVRGVAMNPSKHPHGGGTSKKHTKRPKCSLWGKCRDGYKTRSKKKPLGLIIRRNLCGRLQKKYGVPV, via the coding sequence ATGAACAACAAAATATCTGGCGTACGAAATGGTCTCCTGCTGCTACTACGTAAGAGACATTTTGCCAGTATTTACTCTCCTAATATTAGAAGAAACGTACCTGAATATATCGACTTCAATACCTTTTTTCCGAAAAAGGAAATCAAGCCAGATATCATATCCGCCTTTACTATTGCAAAACAACAAAGACTAGAAAAacttttagaaaataatcCTTTAGTATTGTACAGAGGTAGAGTagttaaaaatttatcatgtccaaaaataaaatattcaggTAGAAATAATGTAGGCAAAATAACTACGCGTCATAGAGGGGGGGGTCATATAAAAAGGTTAAGATTTATTGATTTTAAAAGATCtagaaaagatatatatggAACCGTTTTAAGAATAGAATATGATCCATCGAGAAGTGCACATATTGCTTTAATTCAATATGAAGATGGTGTGTTATCTTACATTTTAGCTCCTCTTTTATTAAGACCAGGAGATAAAATTATTGCTAGTAAACATGCAAATATAAATCCAGGTAATTGTTtacctttaaaaaatattccagTTGGTAgtattattcataatattgaGATTAGACCCGGAGCAGGAGGACAACTAATCAGAGCAGCAGGTACATATGCAACTGTGTTAAGTAAAGATAGCCAGTATGCAACCGTCAAATTGAAATCTAcagaaataagaaaatttccTTTAGAATGTTGGGCTAGTATTGGGCAAGTGTCTAACTTAGAAAGacatatgaaaattttaggAAAAGCTGGGGTTAACAGATGGTTAGGTAAAAGACCTGTAGTAAGAGGTGTAGCAATGAACCCTTCCAAACATCCACATGGTGGAGGTACCAGTAAAAAACATACCAAAAGACCAAAGTGTTCACTGTGGGGTAAATGTAGAGATGGGTATAAAACCCGAAGCAAGAAAAAGCCGCTCGGATTAATCATTAGGAGAAATTTGTGCGGCCGTTTGCAGAAGAAGTATGGTGTTCCTGTGTAG